CGCCTATCTTCATTACAGTGGATATTTAAATTCCATTACTGATAAAATAGTGCCAGCGGAACCTAGAATTGTAAGTTTTAGTTGCGATGATAATTCGACAAACTTAGGAAATCTTGAATATAGCATGCGCGTGGTCGCTAATGTTCGAAATGTGGGTGGTTCGGGGAATGTAGTGATTGAAGCCGATGGCTATCAAGGACAAGATAAATGGACTAAGTCTGAAATGATTTATATGAGCCCTCAACAAACTTCCAATGTAATTATAACGTTTGACGAGGTTTCTTTATTTGGCGGAGGATCACGTTGTTCGGTTCGAGCATTTGCTTATAGTAAGTGAGGCTGAACGTCGCCTAACTGCGGCTTCTCGCGGCGCATCGGGATCGCAAGCGACCCTCGCTTGGCCTTCGGCACATTGCTTTGTCGCTTCGACTTGCAAGACGTTCGCTAATGCTCACTCAAGTCTCGCGTCAACTCCTTCGCGCACAGGCGCTCGGAGACGCAACGTCGAGAAGCCTATTTCGTTATGCGAAATAATCGCAAAGTTATTCTTAAAAAGGAAATTTAAACTCATTATTTTGTATCTTTACTGTCTTGACAAAGGGTATACTTGCCAATATACTTGTCTTTTGGAGGATTTAGTTATATGCCTCAAGTCTCATTATATCTCGATCAAGATACGTTAAAAAAGATCGAAACTGCTGCTAAGAAAGAAAAGATTTCCATTTCACAATGGGTTAGAGTAAAAATACAAAGTTCCCTAGATAAGAAATGGCCTGAAGATTATTTTAATCTTTTTGGTTCGCTTAAAGATGACTCGTTTTCCGAGCCTAAAAAATTAAAATTCACTGATGATACGAAAAGAGAGGAATTGTGAATTACTTTCTCGATACGAATATCTGTATTTATTTTTTGAAAGGTAAAAGTGAAAATATAGAAAAGAATATTAGAAAGCTAAATCCGAACCGCATTAAAATACCTTCGGTTGTTAAAGCCGAATTGCTTTTAGGTGCATTTAAAAGTAACGATAAAAAAAAGAATAGGGAAGTTGTATTAAGTTTTTTGGATCCATTCGAAATTATCGGATTTAATGATATAGAATCAGAAATTTATGCTGAGGTCCGTAGTGATTTAGAAATTCAAGGGATTCCTATTGGCCCAAATGATTTGCTAATTGCTTCAGTTGTTCTAAGCTCAAATGGAATTTTAATTACTAATAATGAAAAAGAGTTCAAAAGGATTCCAAATTTAAAAGTAGAAAATTGGGTTTAATCTTGAGCCAAAGCGATTACTTCGCCTAACTTCATCTCCTCGCTCCGTTCGGGATCGCTAATGCGACCCTCGCTTCGGGCTAAAGCCACATTGCTTTGTCACCTCGGTTCGCGAGCCGGCGCTAATGCGCCTCGA
The window above is part of the Leptospira yasudae genome. Proteins encoded here:
- a CDS encoding CopG family transcriptional regulator, whose amino-acid sequence is MPQVSLYLDQDTLKKIETAAKKEKISISQWVRVKIQSSLDKKWPEDYFNLFGSLKDDSFSEPKKLKFTDDTKREEL
- the vapC gene encoding type II toxin-antitoxin system tRNA(fMet)-specific endonuclease VapC, coding for MNYFLDTNICIYFLKGKSENIEKNIRKLNPNRIKIPSVVKAELLLGAFKSNDKKKNREVVLSFLDPFEIIGFNDIESEIYAEVRSDLEIQGIPIGPNDLLIASVVLSSNGILITNNEKEFKRIPNLKVENWV